The DNA sequence ttgcaccttaattggggaggacgggctcgtggtaatggctggagcggaatagtaTAAAATACATCAaaaatggtttccatgtgtttcatgccattattatgagccgtcctccccacaGCAGCTCCCGCTACATTATACTGTACATtttacaatacacacacacacaacctgtacCACCTATTCTACACATAGCTATTATGTACACAGAAGCCATCTCTTTAATAGCAAGAGATGTGGTAGATAAACTGCAGTAGGTTGACAAGCTAGCTCACTTTGGCATATAGCCTCTTGCCTTCGATATGTATTGTCTAGCACCTCTCACTACGAGATCATGTTATTGTAGTCTCCCTGTAATCACATTCATTAAAGGAATACTCAAAAACAATATCTTAGTGTTGTTGCGTTTTGCATCAAGGAAAGTTTTTGCTCTACTGAATGTGCTTTCTTGAAAAATGCTGATATATGCACATTTTTGGGGGTAGATTTTATTATGGTGAACTAATggaaaaaataatacaaaatcgTTTTTTAGTGTAGTATTCCTTTAAAGCGCCTGCCAAGATGTCTGGACTTATGGCACATATAGTAAACTTGTTCCACAGAGGATCCCTGGTTCCAGTCCTTTGTAAGTGTCCCCTAAATCACTACATTATGAACAGGGTTGATTAGTCAGATAAAGCCTGCAATGCTGCCTGGGCATATCTTTGGGCACTGCCTACTAATGTTCCATTTGGTCGAGGAGGGAGGGTTATGAGCCCAGCTCCTCGTTTCCTGCACTGGCTTTCTGATAACGTCTGACCTATGACCCCAAGCCGTGGGATGCAAGAGGTTCATGATAACAGTTGTTAGTATCTtcctaaacaaacaaacaaacagacacacacacacattactcagAACAATACAGGAGTCATCGCGTCAACGCCTCAAAACAGTCCTAGGAAAAACACAGGAAAAGGAGTCTATACTCCACACGCTCTCCGTCTGTGTCCAACTTGCTAAAGTGGTCCATCGACTGCGGAGCTCCAAGTCCGGGAATTCTTCAGCAATGCAGCTGGGGTCCACCTTAACATGGCTTGCTCTGAGTGTTGGTCAATAACACTGAAGTCATACCAGATGTATCTGTCTGTACTGTGGTAATCACAACTGGGTCAGTGTGTAGCCTCTCAGGGGTCAGGCTGCATCAAGAGAAGAGTAGGGTCTTTCTCTAGGCTGATCTTACattccatctcctccactacaggGACATAGAGATTCCCTATGAAGCTCTGGAAGGCAGGGAATGGgggggtgttagtgtgtgtgagggtCATGAAAGAATTGTAATGTTAGCATTTCTAATAAGTGAAGTCCTATAACATCAGCCAGCCCCTTACTGTTAGACTACTGCTAATAACACAATAGGCTGTTGCTGTTCTCACCTGTTCCTTATTGCTGTTCAGCATGTCCTTCAAAATCAAGGAGGGCTGTGGAATTTTGGGGAAAAGCTTCTCTCTGTGCCTGGAAAAGAACCAAAGAGGCCACAATTACAACCCTAATCACCAAAATGTAAACAGCTTAAGTGAAAACACAAGATAGCATTCTCTTTAGACAACCCCCAAAGACAGAAGGTAGACAGACCCATGGTGTAGGTTGACTTACTTCATGAAGCAACAAAGACACAGGATGATGAATAGGCCAACTGCAGCTGGAATGAGGATTGCAAATACAGTCGTCAACCAATCAAAATGAAGATCCTCCACACCTGAAAGGAACACAAGCAAAACGTCAGTGACTGGGTCTATTTCTAATCATGTCTATATGATTAGAGGTCTATTACATTTAGCCAACAGTACACAATTCTATTATAATGtcatacttaagcaataaggcatgagggggtgtggtatatggccaatataccacagctaagggctctTACGCACAACACAATGTGCCAACCTCTCTTTTACACgactgctactctgtttatcgtatatgcatagtcacttgaaccatatctacatgtacatactatctcaatcagctcgactaactggtgcctgtatgtagcctcactgcTGTTATAGTCTCGCCACTtcatttttactgttgtttttatttctttacttacccattgttcacctaataccttttttgccttgttggttagagcctgtaagtaagcatttcaatgttgtattcggcgcacattACAAAAACTTTGATTTGCCTGGATACAGCCTTCagcatattggccatataccacaacccccccccaaggtgcattattgttattataaactggcTACCAACGTTATTAGAGGAATAAAAATACATGTTGTGTCATACCTTTGGTATACGGTCtgatcagcattcagggctcgaactacccagtttataatattttCATAGACTAATGGTATAACATACACTTTTTATTCATCCTCCATTTCATTTGATACAGGGAAAGTTTAAACTATTTCAATGTTAATATAATtatatcactgactgtgtccTGACAAGAGAGAGTGTGGAGAAAGAAAGTGGAGTAAGTACCATAAAGTTCAACATCGCTCCAGTCGCTCCCTCCTGCCCCACATGACTTCTTATAGACTGCTTTAACCTGGACTCTGTATTGGCATCTCAGGTCGTACGGCACTTTCACGGCTACATTATCATATTTGTATTGTATTTCCTTACTCTGgaggaaacacacacaaacattgacTGGAACTCTGATAATGGTACCATTTCATTAAAACATGCAaggacacacacacccccacccacacacGGGCCTTTAGGTCAGTAAAAGCAGTGTAAACATGTTTCAGTGACTAAAGCTGTATTTGTATTGGTGTAATTCAGATTAGTAGACCATTTTATGGTGACAACACCGGAACGCCCAACCCTTCATCTGTAGACAGATAAACAAATAAACTTAGGTCTCGTTATCGGTTAATGAGTCATTCAGCATTATCACATCCACAGGTTTTGAACACCAGGTTTCTGTTGCAAAATAGATTTTATCTCAGTGAGACTAATCTGTCCAACAATGGCCAAGCGAACCATAATTAACCAAAGGTTAAATTCAATATGAAACTATAGAAAACTCTTCTGGGAAGTGCTACAGACAAAAACGTTGGCACTTAccaggttgtcattgtaaattaaAATGTGTTCAGAACTAGCTTGGATAAATAAAAAGGTTATATGAATAAAAATATATCCACACGTCCATGGCTTACCAGAGTCTCTCGACACATGCTGTAGTTTAAGACGTAAACCCAGCAGTGGTGAG is a window from the Oncorhynchus keta strain PuntledgeMale-10-30-2019 chromosome 35, Oket_V2, whole genome shotgun sequence genome containing:
- the LOC118368810 gene encoding interleukin-13 receptor subunit alpha-2-like; this translates as MMLKHMEFIFVLQYFIPLITPEVAVEKELKNFQCSLYSSKAMNCSWLPANQTADDLQLYYWYPGESHKTACSDYKPRAGEKIGCRLRGDFLEHDVYFHFNGTLNGLSVQKTFRVRPVHYVKPPAPRVKITEEGKDLLLSWDPPDLAAHHCWVYVLNYSMCRETLSKEIQYKYDNVAVKVPYDLRCQYRVQVKAVYKKSCGAGGSDWSDVELYGVEDLHFDWLTTVFAILIPAAVGLFIILCLCCFMKHREKLFPKIPQPSLILKDMLNSNKEQSFIGNLYVPVVEEMECKISLEKDPTLLLMQPDP